The following coding sequences are from one Musa acuminata AAA Group cultivar baxijiao chromosome BXJ2-4, Cavendish_Baxijiao_AAA, whole genome shotgun sequence window:
- the LOC103982964 gene encoding uncharacterized protein LOC103982964: MEEWWEKTHALLIEGGVTYDAIKKSVSEATIAFRDGVVELFEFLEELDVPVLVFSAGLADIIEEVFRQKLHRSFKNVKVVSNRMVFDEKGCLVAFKGKTIHVLNKNEHALDMAAPIHDKFRYPNGYNPDSVLMKQRTNVLLLGDHVGDLGMSDGLSYENRIAVGFLNNNTEMSFKSYLDAFDIVYLNDASMRGVVELVSQLCAENQ; encoded by the exons ATGGAAGAATG GTGGGAGAAGACACATGCTCTTCTTATTGAGGGAGGTGTTACCTATGATGCAATAAAGAAATCTGTCTCTGAGGCTACAATTGCTTTTAGAGATGGTGTTGTTGAGCTGTTTGAGTTCTTGGAG GAACTAGATGTGCCTGTCCTTGTCTTTTCCGCAGGCCTTGCAGACATCATTGAAGAG gtTTTTAGGCAGAAACTACATAGATCTTTCAAGAATGTCAAAGTTGTTTCCAACAGAATGGTCTTTGATGAAAAAGGCTGCCTTGTTGCCTTTAAAG GAAAGACAATTCATGTGCTAAACAAGAATGAGCATGCATTGGATATGGCTGCTCCTATTCATGACAAATTCAGGTATCCTAATGGATATAATCCTGATAGTGTCTTGATGAAGCAAAGAACTAATGTGTTACTTCTTGGAGATCATGTTGGAGACCTGGGCATGTCTGATGGTCTGAGCTATGAAAACCGGATAGCAGTTGGATTTCT GAATAATAATACAGAGATGTCCTTCAAAAGTTACCTTGATGCATTTGACATTGTATACCTG AATGATGCATCCATGAGAGGAGTTGTTGAGCTCGTATCTCAATTGTGTGCAGAGAATCAATGA
- the LOC135609208 gene encoding dnaJ protein homolog 2-like encodes MPMYRRPFMRGKLYIHITVDFPDSLTPDQCKTLEAVLPPKPVSQMTDMELDECEETTLHDVNVEEEMSRKQAQAQEAYEEDENDDDDDDDDDDVRGGAQSVQCAQR; translated from the coding sequence ATGCCAATGTACCGGAGACCCTTCATGAGGGGGAAGCTCTACATCCACATTACGGTGGACTTCCCGGATTCACTGACACCAGATCAGTGCAAAACTCTCGAGGCTGTGCTTCCTCCAAAACCTGTATCCCAGATGACCGACATGGAGCTGGATGAGTGCGAGGAAACAACATTACATGATGTTAACGTGGAGGAGGAGATGAGTAGGAAGCAAGCTCAGGCTCAGGAGGCATACGAGGAGGAtgagaatgatgatgatgatgatgatgatgatgatgatgtccgTGGAGGTGCCCAGAGTGTGCAGTGCGCTCAGCGATAA
- the LOC135610894 gene encoding uncharacterized protein LOC135610894 has translation MEEWWEKTHGLLIEGGLSFDAIKKSVSEATIAFRDGVVELFELLEELDVPVLVFSAGLADIIEEVFRQKLHRSFKNIKVVSNRMVFDEKGCLVAFKGKTIHVLNKNEHALDMATPIHDKFRYPNGYNPDSVLMKQRTNVLLLGDHVGDLGMSDGLSYENQIAVGFLNNNTEMSFKSYLDAFDVVYLNDASMRGVVELVSQLCAENQ, from the exons ATGGAAGAATG GTGGGAGAAGACACATGGTCTTCTAATCGAGGGAGGCCTTTCCTTTGATGCAATAAAGAAATCTGTCTCTGAGGCTACAATTGCTTTTAGAGATGGTGTTGTTGAGCTGTTTGAGTTATTGGAG GAACTAGATGTGCCTGTCCTTGTCTTTTCCGCAGGCCTTGCAGACATCATTGAAGAG gTTTTTAGGCAGAAACTACATAGATCTTTCAAGAATATCAAAGTTGTTTCCAACAGAATGGTTTTTGATGAAAAAGGCTGCCTTGTTGCCTTTAAAG GAAAGACAATTCATGTGCTAAACAAGAATGAGCATGCATTGGATATGGCTACTCCTATTCATGACAAATTCAGGTATCCTAATGGATATAATCCTGATAGTGTCTTGATGAAGCAAAGAACTAATGTGTTACTTCTTGGAGATCATGTTGGCGATCTGGGCATGTCTGATGGTCTGAGTTATGAAAACCAGATAGCAGTTGGATTTCT GAATAATAATACAGAGATGTCCTTCAAAAGTTACCTTGATGCATTTGACGTTGTATACCTG AATGATGCATCCATGAGAGGAGTTGTTGAGCTCGTATCTCAATTGTGTGCAGAGAATCAATGA
- the LOC135610893 gene encoding dnaJ protein homolog 2-like, translating to MFGRAPKKSDNTRYYEILGVSKNASQEDLKKAYRKAAIKNHPDKGGDPEKFKELAQAYEVLSDPEKREIYDQYGEDALKEGMGSGGGGHNPFDIFESFFGGSTFGGGGSSRGRRQRRGEDVIHPLKVSLEDLYNGTSKKLSLSRNVICQKCKGKGSKSGASMKCSGCQGSGMKVTIRQLGPGMIQQMQHPCNECKGTGEMINDKDRCPQCKGEKVVQEKKVLEVIVEKGMQNGQKISFPGEADEAPDTVTGDIVFVLQQKDHPKYKRKGDDIFYEHTLSLTEALCGFQFVLTHLDNRQLLIKLNPGEVVKPDQFKAINDEGMPMYQRPFMRGKLYIHFTVDFPDSLTPDQCKALEAVLPPKPASQMTDMELDECEETTVHDVNMEEEMRRKQAQAQEAYEEDDDDVHGGAQRVQCAQQ from the exons ATGTTCGGGAGGGCGCCCAAGAAGAGCGACAACACGCGGTACTATGAGATCCTCGGAGTGTCGAAGAACGCGTCGCAGGAGGATCTGAAAAAGGCGTATCGCAAGGCCGCCATCAAGAACCACCCCGATAAGGGCGGCGACCCCGAAAAG TTCAAGGAATTGGCCCAGGCTTATGAGGTTCTAAGTGACCCTGAGAAGCGTGAAATCTACGATCAGTATGGGGAGGATGCCCTCAAGGAGGGAATGGGCAGCGGTGGAGGTGGCCACAACCCGTTTGATATCTTTGAGTCATTCTTCGGTGGAAGCACCTTTGGAG GAGGTGGAAGCAGTCGGGGACGAAGGCAAAGGAGGGGGGAGGACGTGATCCATCCTCTTAAGGTGTCTTTAGAGGATCTGTACAATGGGACTTCAAAGAAACTCTCTCTTTCACGGAATGTTATCTGCCAAAAGTGCAAGGG GAAGGGTTCTAAGTCCGGTGCTTCAATGAAGTGCTCTGGTTGTCAAGGTTCGGGCATGAAGGTCACAATTCGTCAGCTAGGGCCTGGCATGATCCAGCAAATGCAGCACCCTTGCAATGAGTGCAAGGGGACAGGGGAGATGATTAATGACAAAGATCGCTGCCCGCAATGTAAAGGTGAGAAGGTTGTTCAGGAGAAGAAAGTGCTGGAGGTAATAGTTGAGAAAGGAATGCAGAACGGCCAGAAGATTTCGTTCCCTGGAGAGGCAGATGAGGCG CCTGATACGGTTACTGGAGATATTGTGTTTGTACTGCAACAGAAGGATCATCCAAAGTACAAGAGAAAGGGAGATGATATCTTTTACGAGCACACATTATCCCTTACTGAAGCTCTCTGTGGCTTCCAGTTTGTTTTGACCCATTTAGATAACAGGCAACTACTCATCAAGTTGAACCCTGGTGAAGTTGTGAAGCCCG ATCAATTCAAGGCAATAAATGACGAGGGCATGCCAATGTACCAGAGGCCCTTCATGAGGGGGAAGCTCTACATCCACTTTACGGTGGACTTCCCGGATTCACTGACACCAGATCAGTGCAAAGCTCTTGAGGCTGTGCTTCCTCCAAAACCTGCGTCTCAGATGACCGACATGGAGCTGGATGAGTGCGAGGAAACAACAGTACATGATGTTAACATGGAGGAGGAGATGCGGAGGAAGCAAGCTCAGGCTCAGGAGGCATAtgaggaggatgatgatgatgtccaTGGAGGTGCCCAGAGAGTGCAGTGCGCTCAGCAATAA